The following coding sequences are from one Holophagales bacterium window:
- a CDS encoding 2-oxoacid:acceptor oxidoreductase family protein → MNGTPRYPGIRITTNGNQLVAYHTEARITDGGVFYPITPSTEMGENYQLSFAEGKLNVFGASKLAVETEGEHSAQGGAIAFSVCGKRTVNFTSGQGIVYGSEQYYHAPGKFSTMVLEVSARALTKHALNVHCGHDDIYAVMDTGWIMLFGKDSQQAADQALIIRKVAELSLTPGINIQDGFLTSHLERTFFRHEAELMREFLGAPHDLIDCPTDAQRTLFGPKRRRVPAMIDLQNPLLLGPVQNQEHYMNGVVAHRSEFCEPILPMLEAAFAEFGELTGRHYGLLSQYRAGDAETVFVSLGSAAENIEAAVDHLRAKGEKAGSIHVNVLRPTPEAAYVAALAGKRNVIVMERTDQPLAGDNPLARDIRTAFTKAVQAGTIPPAAVPRFFSGIYGLGSRDFRPEGILGAYGFATGSLARKDGRTEADGETLFVVGIDHPYEVKAAERPSLLPHGAIAVRLHSIGGWGMITTGKNLGEIIGELGDHVAERDGAVDELGRRKEVVHVSANPKYGSEKKGAPTEYFLVVAPERIRVNCDLRHVTVVLCCDPKAFTHTNPLDGMDEGGAFVWESDESPETAWTRIPRKYRQEILDKKIRLYTLPGFDIARAATERPDLQLRMQGNAFLGAFFAVSPFLEEFGIARDHFNEQVEKQYRKKFGRFGDAVVASNMEVMLQGFSRVREIVYGAVDAPDRSSMRGESLFPLAECGATCRAVPKPAVQAERAPVFRRETFEKEFRAGLGYHQPASVLAAAGVGAAATGETATKYVARRMTPVFIAENCTQCMECISSCPDTALPNTAQDLTTILTTAVRAYVQDPMDRARLLASVPDVERSVRAGMVEAQKSKAGTPVRDLVRAAVEPIGVVSDQGKAQLYAILDTLPLAYNKVNAIFANPEKKTPGGGGIFSIFVSDLCKGCGECVTECGDHEALKMVDETEELNARHATATSFLNLLGDTPQKYLGLYDAGHPQTSREAALRNHLMVRSTYDALVSGDGACAGCGEKTVLRAVASVTEAYMRPLYHAKADRLAAKAKAVAESGAARLAALKEKSPADYARFTRAVAHLLMGLGGETDEDTDARLAGRGPISDAEVVDALRAVLAQEAWNHRELQAIDGRLANGMSVMAMGAHTGCNTVFGSTPPNNPHPYPWMNSLFQDGATVAWLFGEAFIQDHARRSVIPERLANALLRDDGPLTAAEVFDLAHFSDALMTDLEVAELPKAWAIGGDGGMGDIGFQNVSKVVLQNRPNVKMLMLDTQVYSNTGGQNSDSSVITGGFDMNQIGAATQGKLTEKKGLAEIFCAGHGSPFVAQVSMANAPKLYKAILDALEYRGTAFVQSFTPCQPEHGVGDDVSTLQSQRSRDSRMLPEFTYNPGKGETYREALELKGNPNHDRDWWETTLTSTGEKVKYTVAHYAVTEARFRQHLKKVAPETASTMVALDDVLVLLSQDDVVKRRVLDPKSPAFVPDFGVVIKAEDHEGRPGYYSLSRQMVLLCVERRKAWRLLQSKAGIDNREYRAQRALLARLGKGEITRDDLLKGGSMLLKEEVTKLAAS, encoded by the coding sequence ATGAACGGAACACCTCGCTACCCCGGCATCCGGATCACGACGAACGGGAACCAGCTCGTCGCCTACCACACGGAAGCGCGCATCACGGACGGCGGGGTCTTCTACCCGATCACGCCGTCGACCGAGATGGGCGAGAACTACCAGCTCTCGTTCGCCGAGGGAAAGCTGAACGTCTTCGGCGCCAGCAAGCTCGCCGTGGAGACCGAAGGCGAGCACTCGGCGCAGGGGGGCGCGATCGCCTTCTCCGTCTGCGGAAAGCGCACCGTGAACTTCACCTCGGGGCAGGGGATCGTCTACGGCTCCGAGCAGTACTACCACGCGCCCGGCAAGTTCTCGACGATGGTCCTCGAGGTCTCGGCCCGCGCGCTGACGAAGCACGCGCTGAACGTCCACTGCGGGCACGACGACATCTACGCCGTCATGGACACCGGCTGGATCATGCTGTTCGGCAAGGACTCGCAGCAGGCGGCCGACCAGGCGCTGATCATCCGCAAGGTCGCGGAGCTGAGCCTCACGCCCGGCATCAACATCCAGGACGGCTTCCTCACCTCGCACCTCGAGCGGACGTTCTTCCGCCACGAGGCCGAGCTGATGAGGGAGTTCCTCGGCGCGCCCCACGACCTCATCGACTGCCCCACCGACGCGCAACGGACCCTCTTCGGGCCGAAACGCCGCCGCGTGCCGGCGATGATCGACCTTCAGAATCCGCTCCTCCTCGGCCCCGTGCAGAACCAGGAGCACTACATGAACGGGGTGGTCGCGCACCGCTCCGAGTTCTGCGAGCCGATCCTCCCGATGCTCGAGGCGGCCTTTGCCGAGTTCGGAGAGCTGACGGGGCGCCACTACGGCCTCCTCTCGCAGTACCGCGCAGGCGACGCCGAGACCGTCTTCGTCTCGCTCGGATCGGCGGCCGAGAACATCGAGGCCGCCGTCGACCATCTCCGCGCGAAGGGTGAGAAGGCCGGGTCGATCCACGTGAACGTCCTCCGCCCGACCCCGGAGGCCGCCTACGTGGCCGCCCTCGCCGGGAAGAGGAACGTGATCGTCATGGAGCGGACCGACCAGCCGCTCGCCGGCGACAACCCCCTCGCGAGGGACATCCGGACCGCGTTCACGAAGGCGGTCCAGGCCGGGACGATCCCGCCGGCTGCCGTGCCGCGCTTCTTCTCGGGCATCTACGGCCTCGGCTCGCGCGACTTCCGGCCCGAGGGAATCCTCGGCGCTTACGGCTTCGCCACCGGATCGCTCGCCCGCAAGGACGGCCGGACCGAGGCCGACGGGGAGACTCTCTTCGTCGTCGGAATCGACCACCCGTACGAGGTGAAGGCCGCGGAGCGGCCGTCGCTCCTCCCCCACGGCGCCATCGCCGTCCGCCTCCACTCCATCGGCGGCTGGGGAATGATCACGACCGGCAAGAACCTGGGCGAGATCATCGGCGAGCTGGGCGACCACGTGGCGGAGCGGGACGGGGCCGTGGACGAGCTGGGCCGGCGGAAGGAAGTCGTCCACGTCTCGGCGAACCCGAAGTACGGGTCGGAGAAGAAGGGGGCGCCCACCGAGTACTTCCTCGTCGTCGCTCCCGAGCGGATCCGGGTCAACTGCGACCTCAGGCACGTGACCGTCGTCCTCTGCTGCGACCCGAAGGCGTTCACGCACACGAACCCGCTCGACGGGATGGACGAGGGAGGCGCCTTCGTCTGGGAGTCGGACGAGAGCCCCGAGACGGCCTGGACGCGGATCCCGAGGAAGTACCGGCAGGAGATCCTCGACAAGAAGATCCGCCTCTACACCCTCCCCGGCTTCGACATCGCCCGCGCCGCCACCGAGCGGCCGGACCTGCAGCTCCGGATGCAGGGGAACGCCTTCCTCGGCGCGTTCTTCGCGGTCTCGCCCTTCCTCGAGGAGTTCGGGATCGCCCGCGACCACTTCAACGAGCAGGTCGAGAAGCAGTACCGCAAGAAGTTCGGCCGCTTCGGCGACGCCGTCGTCGCCTCGAACATGGAGGTCATGCTCCAGGGCTTCTCGCGGGTGAGGGAGATCGTCTACGGCGCGGTCGACGCGCCCGACCGCTCGAGCATGCGGGGCGAGTCGCTCTTCCCGCTTGCCGAGTGCGGGGCGACGTGCCGGGCGGTCCCGAAGCCGGCGGTGCAGGCCGAGAGGGCTCCCGTCTTCCGGCGAGAGACGTTCGAGAAGGAGTTCCGGGCGGGCCTCGGCTACCACCAGCCGGCGTCGGTTCTCGCGGCAGCGGGCGTCGGCGCGGCGGCGACCGGCGAGACGGCCACGAAGTACGTCGCGCGCCGGATGACCCCGGTCTTCATCGCCGAGAACTGCACGCAGTGCATGGAGTGCATCTCGTCGTGCCCCGACACGGCGCTCCCGAACACGGCGCAGGACCTGACGACGATCCTGACGACGGCGGTGCGCGCGTACGTGCAGGACCCGATGGACCGGGCCCGGCTCCTCGCGAGCGTGCCGGACGTCGAGAGGTCTGTCCGCGCCGGGATGGTCGAGGCCCAGAAGTCGAAGGCCGGTACGCCCGTGAGGGACCTCGTCCGCGCCGCCGTCGAGCCGATCGGCGTCGTCTCGGACCAGGGCAAGGCGCAGCTGTACGCCATCCTCGACACGCTCCCGCTCGCCTACAACAAGGTCAACGCCATCTTCGCGAACCCCGAGAAGAAGACCCCTGGAGGCGGAGGGATCTTCTCCATCTTCGTCTCCGATCTCTGCAAGGGGTGCGGCGAGTGCGTCACCGAATGTGGCGACCACGAAGCGCTGAAGATGGTCGACGAGACCGAGGAGCTGAACGCCAGGCACGCGACGGCGACGAGCTTCCTCAACCTTCTCGGCGACACGCCGCAGAAGTACCTCGGCCTCTACGACGCCGGGCATCCGCAGACGTCCCGCGAGGCGGCGCTGCGCAACCACCTCATGGTCCGCTCGACGTACGACGCCCTCGTCTCGGGAGACGGCGCCTGCGCCGGCTGCGGCGAGAAGACCGTCCTGCGCGCCGTCGCCTCGGTCACCGAGGCCTACATGCGCCCGCTCTACCACGCCAAGGCCGACCGGCTCGCGGCCAAGGCGAAGGCCGTCGCCGAGTCCGGCGCCGCGCGACTCGCGGCCCTGAAGGAGAAGAGCCCGGCCGACTACGCCCGGTTCACGAGGGCGGTCGCGCACCTCCTGATGGGGCTCGGCGGCGAGACCGACGAGGACACGGACGCCCGCCTCGCCGGGCGCGGGCCGATTTCCGACGCGGAGGTCGTCGACGCCCTCCGCGCCGTCCTCGCGCAGGAGGCGTGGAACCACCGCGAGCTGCAGGCGATCGACGGCCGGCTCGCGAACGGGATGTCGGTCATGGCGATGGGCGCCCATACCGGCTGCAACACCGTCTTCGGCTCGACCCCCCCGAACAACCCGCACCCCTACCCGTGGATGAACTCCCTGTTCCAGGACGGCGCCACCGTCGCCTGGCTCTTCGGCGAGGCGTTCATCCAGGACCACGCCCGCCGCTCCGTCATTCCCGAGCGGCTCGCCAATGCCCTTCTCCGCGACGACGGCCCGCTGACGGCCGCCGAGGTCTTCGACCTCGCACACTTCTCCGACGCCCTCATGACCGACCTCGAGGTCGCCGAGCTGCCGAAGGCCTGGGCCATCGGCGGCGACGGCGGGATGGGCGACATCGGCTTCCAGAACGTCTCGAAGGTCGTCCTCCAGAACCGCCCGAACGTGAAGATGCTGATGCTCGACACGCAGGTCTACTCGAACACCGGCGGGCAGAACTCCGACTCGTCGGTCATCACGGGCGGCTTCGACATGAACCAGATCGGCGCAGCCACCCAGGGAAAGCTGACCGAGAAGAAGGGGCTCGCCGAGATCTTCTGCGCGGGCCACGGCTCGCCTTTCGTCGCGCAGGTCTCGATGGCGAACGCCCCGAAGCTCTACAAGGCGATCCTCGACGCCCTCGAGTACCGCGGGACCGCGTTCGTGCAGAGCTTCACGCCGTGCCAGCCGGAGCACGGCGTCGGCGACGACGTCTCCACCCTGCAGTCCCAGCGCTCCCGCGACAGCCGGATGCTCCCCGAGTTCACCTACAACCCCGGCAAGGGCGAGACGTACCGCGAGGCGCTCGAGCTGAAGGGGAATCCGAACCACGACCGCGACTGGTGGGAGACGACGCTCACGTCGACGGGCGAGA